The proteins below come from a single Mytilus edulis chromosome 5, xbMytEdul2.2, whole genome shotgun sequence genomic window:
- the LOC139525339 gene encoding adhesive plaque matrix protein-like isoform X2: MEGQHLYLSLLCLFAVYTFVSASAVPYNVASARASATAYNPGKYNPGNKYNPPKYGPTYQPKMKYAPQYAPKPVYYPTYKPKTTYASKYAPKPTYYPTYKPKTTYASKYAPKPAYYPTYKPKKTYASKYAPKPAYYPTYKPKKTYASKYAPKPAYYPTYKPKKTYASKYAPKQAYKPKMKYAPKKNILKLNHAKTSTAILKHSSEQTKLHASKAYAPSSYDDSYAGKYNPKAKYVNLHHVKTKTAVLNHASELTNLKASKSYNPSKNAYAPSYGHDDSYKPTYGTKGKYVNLHHVKTKTQVLNHASELTNLKASKSYNPSKNAYAPSYGQDDSYTPSYGTKGKYLKLHHVKTKTQVLNHASELTNLKASKSYNPSKNAYAPAYSHDDSYQPTYDTKGKYVKLHHVKTKTQVLNHASELTNLKATKSYNPSKNAYAPSYGHDDSYTPSYGTKGKYLKLHHVKTKTQVLNHASELTNLKASKSYNPSKNAYAPSYGHDDSYKPTYGTKGKYLKLHHIKTKTQVLNHASELTNLKASKSYNPSKNAYAPSYGHDDSYKPTYDTKGKYVKLHHVKTKTQVLNHASELTNLKASKSYNPSKNAYAPSYGHDDSYKPTYGTKGKYVNLHHVKTKTAVLNHASELTNLKASKSYAPSKKAYPPTYYAPKPYAPQYNAKYQPNTYNKYH, encoded by the exons GACCAACGTACCAACCTAAGATGAAATATGCACCTCAGTATGCACCAAAACCAGTGTAT TATCCAACGTACAAACCCAAGACGACATACGCATCTAAATACGCACCAAAACCAACGTACTATCCAACGTACAAACCTAAGACGACATACGCATCTAAATACGCACCAAAACCAGCATATTATCCAACGTACAAACCTAAGAAGACATACGCATCTAAATACGCACCAAAACCAGCGTATTATCCAACGTACAAACCTAAGAAGACATACGCATCTAAATACGCACCAAAACCAGCATATTATCCAACGTACAAACCTAAGAAGACATACGCATCTAAATACGCACCAAAACAAGCGTACAAACCTAAGATGAAATATGCGCCTAAGAAAAACATCTTAAAACTCAATCATGCCAAAACTTCAACGGCAATTTTGAAACATTCGAGCGAACAGACCAAATTACATGCATCAAAAGCTTATGCACCATCCTCATATGATGACTCGTATGCAGGTAAATATAACCCTAAGGCAAAATATGTAAACTTGCACCATGTCAAAACAAAGACGGCAGTATTAAACCACGCAAGCGAATTAACAAATTTGAAAGCATCAAAATCTTACAATCCATCAAAGAATGCATATGCACCTTCATATGGCCATGACGACTCATATAAACCTACTTATGGCACAAAGGGAAAATATGTAAACTTGCACcatgttaaaacaaaaacacaggTATTGAATCATGCCAGCGAACTAACAAATTTGAAAGCATCAAAATCTTACAATCCATCTAAGAACGCATATGCACCTTCATATGGACAAGACGACTCATACACACCTAGCTATGGCACAAaaggaaaatatttaaaattgcacCATGTTAAAACAAAGACACAGGTATTGAATCATGCCAGCGAACTAACTAATTTGAAAGCATCAAAATCCTACAATCCATCTAAGAATGCATATGCACCTGCATATAGTCATGACGACTCGTATCAACCTACTTATGACACAAAGGGAAAATATGTAAAATTGCACCATGTTAAAACAAAGACACAGGTATTGAATCATGCCAGCGAACTAACTAATTTGAAAGCAACAAAATCTTACAATCCATCTAAGAATGCGTACGCACCTTCATATGGACATGACGACTCATACACACCTAGCTATGGCACAAagggaaaatatttaaaattgcacCATGTTAAAACAAAGACACAGGTATTGAATCATGCCAGCGAACTTACAAATTTGAAAGCATCAAAATCTTACAATCCATCTAAGAATGCATATGCACCTTCATATGGCCATGACGACTCATATAAACCTACTTATGGCACAAagggaaaatatttaaaattgcacCATATTAAAACAAAGACACAGGTATTGAATCATGCCAGCGAACTAACAAATTTGAAAGCATCAAAATCTTACAATCCATCTAAGAATGCATATGCACCTTCATATGGCCATGACGACTCGTATAAACCTACTTATGACACAAAGGGAAAATATGTAAAATTGCACCATGTTAAAACAAAGACACAGGTATTGAATCATGCCAGCGAACTAACAAATTTGAAAGCATCAAAATCTTACAATCCATCTAAGAACGCATATGCACCTTCATATGGCCATGACGACTCATATAAACCTACTTATGGCACAAAGGGAAAATATGTAAACTTGCACCATGTTAAAACAAAGACCGCGGTATTAAATCATGCCAGCGAACTAACAAATTTGAAAGCATCAAAATCGTATGCACCATCAAAAAAGGCATATCCACCAACATATTACGCCCCAAAACCGTATGCACCACAATACAACGCTAAATACCAACCAAACACCTACAACAAGTACCATTGA
- the LOC139525339 gene encoding adhesive plaque matrix protein-like isoform X1, with protein MEGQHLYLSLLCLFAVYTFVSASAVPYNVASARASATAYNPGKYNPGNKYNPPKYGPTYQPKMKYAPQYAPKPVYNPTYKPKTTYASKYAPKPVYYPTYKPKTTYASKYAPKPTYYPTYKPKTTYASKYAPKPAYYPTYKPKKTYASKYAPKPAYYPTYKPKKTYASKYAPKPAYYPTYKPKKTYASKYAPKQAYKPKMKYAPKKNILKLNHAKTSTAILKHSSEQTKLHASKAYAPSSYDDSYAGKYNPKAKYVNLHHVKTKTAVLNHASELTNLKASKSYNPSKNAYAPSYGHDDSYKPTYGTKGKYVNLHHVKTKTQVLNHASELTNLKASKSYNPSKNAYAPSYGQDDSYTPSYGTKGKYLKLHHVKTKTQVLNHASELTNLKASKSYNPSKNAYAPAYSHDDSYQPTYDTKGKYVKLHHVKTKTQVLNHASELTNLKATKSYNPSKNAYAPSYGHDDSYTPSYGTKGKYLKLHHVKTKTQVLNHASELTNLKASKSYNPSKNAYAPSYGHDDSYKPTYGTKGKYLKLHHIKTKTQVLNHASELTNLKASKSYNPSKNAYAPSYGHDDSYKPTYDTKGKYVKLHHVKTKTQVLNHASELTNLKASKSYNPSKNAYAPSYGHDDSYKPTYGTKGKYVNLHHVKTKTAVLNHASELTNLKASKSYAPSKKAYPPTYYAPKPYAPQYNAKYQPNTYNKYH; from the coding sequence GACCAACGTACCAACCTAAGATGAAATATGCACCTCAGTATGCACCAAAACCAGTGTATAATCCAACGTACAAACCCAAGACGACATACGCATCTAAATACGCACCAAAACCAGTGTATTATCCAACGTACAAACCCAAGACGACATACGCATCTAAATACGCACCAAAACCAACGTACTATCCAACGTACAAACCTAAGACGACATACGCATCTAAATACGCACCAAAACCAGCATATTATCCAACGTACAAACCTAAGAAGACATACGCATCTAAATACGCACCAAAACCAGCGTATTATCCAACGTACAAACCTAAGAAGACATACGCATCTAAATACGCACCAAAACCAGCATATTATCCAACGTACAAACCTAAGAAGACATACGCATCTAAATACGCACCAAAACAAGCGTACAAACCTAAGATGAAATATGCGCCTAAGAAAAACATCTTAAAACTCAATCATGCCAAAACTTCAACGGCAATTTTGAAACATTCGAGCGAACAGACCAAATTACATGCATCAAAAGCTTATGCACCATCCTCATATGATGACTCGTATGCAGGTAAATATAACCCTAAGGCAAAATATGTAAACTTGCACCATGTCAAAACAAAGACGGCAGTATTAAACCACGCAAGCGAATTAACAAATTTGAAAGCATCAAAATCTTACAATCCATCAAAGAATGCATATGCACCTTCATATGGCCATGACGACTCATATAAACCTACTTATGGCACAAAGGGAAAATATGTAAACTTGCACcatgttaaaacaaaaacacaggTATTGAATCATGCCAGCGAACTAACAAATTTGAAAGCATCAAAATCTTACAATCCATCTAAGAACGCATATGCACCTTCATATGGACAAGACGACTCATACACACCTAGCTATGGCACAAaaggaaaatatttaaaattgcacCATGTTAAAACAAAGACACAGGTATTGAATCATGCCAGCGAACTAACTAATTTGAAAGCATCAAAATCCTACAATCCATCTAAGAATGCATATGCACCTGCATATAGTCATGACGACTCGTATCAACCTACTTATGACACAAAGGGAAAATATGTAAAATTGCACCATGTTAAAACAAAGACACAGGTATTGAATCATGCCAGCGAACTAACTAATTTGAAAGCAACAAAATCTTACAATCCATCTAAGAATGCGTACGCACCTTCATATGGACATGACGACTCATACACACCTAGCTATGGCACAAagggaaaatatttaaaattgcacCATGTTAAAACAAAGACACAGGTATTGAATCATGCCAGCGAACTTACAAATTTGAAAGCATCAAAATCTTACAATCCATCTAAGAATGCATATGCACCTTCATATGGCCATGACGACTCATATAAACCTACTTATGGCACAAagggaaaatatttaaaattgcacCATATTAAAACAAAGACACAGGTATTGAATCATGCCAGCGAACTAACAAATTTGAAAGCATCAAAATCTTACAATCCATCTAAGAATGCATATGCACCTTCATATGGCCATGACGACTCGTATAAACCTACTTATGACACAAAGGGAAAATATGTAAAATTGCACCATGTTAAAACAAAGACACAGGTATTGAATCATGCCAGCGAACTAACAAATTTGAAAGCATCAAAATCTTACAATCCATCTAAGAACGCATATGCACCTTCATATGGCCATGACGACTCATATAAACCTACTTATGGCACAAAGGGAAAATATGTAAACTTGCACCATGTTAAAACAAAGACCGCGGTATTAAATCATGCCAGCGAACTAACAAATTTGAAAGCATCAAAATCGTATGCACCATCAAAAAAGGCATATCCACCAACATATTACGCCCCAAAACCGTATGCACCACAATACAACGCTAAATACCAACCAAACACCTACAACAAGTACCATTGA